The following proteins are co-located in the Phaeodactylum tricornutum CCAP 1055/1 chromosome 2, whole genome shotgun sequence genome:
- the TPT2 gene encoding triose phosphate/phosphate translocator (Putative plastidic triose phosphate/phosphate translocator, homologous to TPT1 (duplication?), but without plastid targeting signal, possibly located in CER membrane) has product MLIIVLHKLKSQNISRSLDKRLLAFVLVVCWYAGNTFYNIYNKKAANMIHAHWFLAAAQLVVGIVWSLVMWGTGLRKTPNLTAADIAACIPIGLCASLAHSGSVLASAVGAVSFAQIVKACEPVFAAVVGILIPPADIKPPLAYIMLAVIVGGVGLACVKEGKGVDINVEAFLFASMANLAAALKGKLGSSVTKALKSDKTKNMDAANVYAVMNIISFICTVPFVVFTELPTLRQEWDHAVTAHGLNNLLFNIGVSGFCFYIYNEFAFAFTANVGAVTSSVLNTAKRVIIIVASSIVFQEVMERNTIIGSAIAIGGTFAYSLASKAKPAAKKAKTS; this is encoded by the exons ATGCTCATTATTGTATTACATAAACTGAAATCACAAAATATTTCACGGTCATTGGATAAGAGGCTTCTCGCG TTTGTGCTGGTAGTTTGCTGGTATGCCGGAAATACATTTTACAACATTTACAACAAGAAGGCTGCCAACATGATCCATGCCCATTGGTTCTTGGCTGCTGCCCAGCTcgttgttggtattgtttGGAGTTTGGTAATGTGGGGAACGGGTCTTCGCAAGACTCCCAATCTCACAGCCGCAGATATTGCTGCCTGCATCCCGATTGGTCTCTGCGCTAGTTTGGCTCACTCTGGTTCTGTCTTGGCGTCAGCTGTGGGGGCTGTGTCCTTCGCACAGATCGTCAAGGCCTGCGAGCCTGTGTTTGCTGCCGTCGTCGGTATCCTGATCCCTCCCGCTGACATCAAGCCACCGCTTGCTTACATTATGCTCGCTGTCATCGTCGGGGGCGTTGGGCTGGCCTGTGTCAAGGAAGGTAAAGGGGTTGATATCAATGTCGAGGCCTTTCTCTTCGCCTCCATGGCCAATCTTGCCGCTGCCTTGAAGGGAAAGCTTGGAAGTTCCGTGACCAAGGCGCTGAAATCGGACAAGACGAAGAATATGGATGCCGCCAATGTTTACGCCGTAATGAACATCATCTCGTTTATCTGCACAGTTCCTTTCGTCGTGTTTACAGAGCTTCCCACGTTGCGCCAGGAGTGGGACCACGCTGTCACTGCGCATGGACTCAACAACCTACTCTTTAACATTGGAGTCAGTGGATTCTGCTTTTACATCTACAACGAGTTTGCTTTCGCTTTCACCGCCAACGTTGGAGCCGTCACTTCGTCGGTCTTGAACACGGCCAAGCGCGTCATTATTATTGTTGCGTCGTCTATTGTTTTTCAAGAGGTCATGGAGCGCAACACGATCATCGGATCTGCCATTGCTATTGGTGGCACCTTCGCGTATTCGCTTGCTTCCAAGGCTAAGCCAGCAGCGAAGAAGGCCAAAACCTCTTAA
- a CDS encoding predicted protein, with protein MRSVRKSMARPVSSCPTDAGTRASIDRQGCLLSSYQSTSSWQILSVRRFAAMSNALADLRVLNRRTIPFVTSLRFMGTVTTQAMKCTDSEKYSRRTESAPLSSLPDFDRVVQEADRLSQLAEQSKKSISEENASQAIVAARDLLSIANQFNYQKMDDKEAMEEQRVASLHRAFLSITSWCLDFILEGSLSLEDSKELLDQTVDLARRAFNLSLPFHLPLYQRLMNTVAKHDTRKSDTADTILEISSWATVMLDTPIPATFFDTVLQTLSSQKRFGQVTIVLRGMQARHAIQGASIATAADLLNTVSNSIETHSQDSSFSETEATELINELEESITSALEHSDTSESIRERIDALFRQLNSPANPNDGKGNLASFDKERWKDALVLDIATLNQRHDKTKTLLSDLTKDTQKLVEKPLFRRVGQYNRGDEIIEVVQVQDISDSDDTDDSTDPDDLLYMRDSEKYRLPDITEYVEELNGDKKLLFTEEYEDTLWLRDYDNNIAMFES; from the coding sequence ATGCGATCTGTGAGGAAATCTATGGCTAGACCTGTTTCCAGCTGTCCAACCGATGCAGGAACTCGTGCTTCGATCGATCGTCAGGGATGCCTTCTCTCCTCTTACCAGTCAACATCATCCTGGCAGATACTTAGCGTTCGAAGATTTGCAGCGATGAGTAACGCGCTTGCGGACCTACGAGTGCTGAATAGAAGGACAATCCCCTTCGTCACGTCTTTGCGCTTCATGGGAACGGTCACGACACAGGCCATGAAAtgcactgacagtgaaaaatATTCTCGAAGAACAGAGTCTGCCCCTTTGTCTTCATTACCAGACTTCGATCGCGTAGTACAAGAGGCCGATCGATTGTCCCAACTAGCTGAGCAGTCGAAAAAGTCTATTTCAGAGGAAAATGCTTCACAAGCAATTGTGGCTGCTCGGGACTTGTTGTCAATTGCGAATCAGTTCAACTACCAGAAGATGGACGATAAGGAAGCAATGGAAGAACAGCGGGTGGCGAGTTTGCATCGAGCCTTCCTGTCGATTACGTCCTGGTGTTTAGACTTTATACTAGAAGGGAGTTTGTCGTTGGAAGACTCAAAAGAACTTCTCGACCAGACCGTTGATCTAGCACGGCGCGCATTCAACTTGTCCCTTCCCTTCCACCTTCCACTATACCAACGATTGATGAATACGGTTGCAAAGCACGACACCAGAAAGTCTGATACAGCTGATACAATTTTGGAAATATCTTCTTGGGCAACGGTCATGCTGGACACACCGATTCCGGCTACCTTTTTCGATACAGTTCTTCAAACTTTGTCGTCGCAGAAACGTTTTGGTCAAGTCACCATTGTGCTGCGTGGCATGCAAGCGCGGCATGCAATTCAGGGAGCTAGTATTGCAACAGCAGCGGACCTTTTGAACACCGTTAGCAATTCTATAGAAACACACTCGCAGGACAGCTCATTTTCAGAAACGGAAGCTACCGAGCTGATAAATGAGCTCGAGGAGTCAATAACTTCGGCGTTGGAGCATTCGGACACCTCCGAGTCAATCCGTGAACGGATTGACGCTCTCTTTCGTCAGCTGAACAGTCCAGCCAATCCAAACGATGGCAAAGGAAATCTGGCTAGCTTTGATAAAGAAAGATGGAAGGATGCCCTTGTACTCGATATCGCTACCTTAAACCAGCGTCATGACAAAACGAAAACGCTGTTGTCAGACTTAACGAAAGACACTCAGAAACTCGTAGAGAAACCTTTGTTTCGACGGGTTGGCCAATATAATCGCGGAGATGAAATTATTGAAGTCGTGCAGGTGCAGGATATATCAGACAGTGACGACACGGACGATTCGACGGATCCGGATGATCTGTTGTACATGCGTGACAGTGAAAAGTACAGGCTACCCGACATCACTGAATACGTGGAAGAGTTGAACGGAGACAAGAAGTTGCTGTTTACCGAGGAATACGAAGACACGCTGTGGCTAAGGGACTACGACAATAACATAGCAATGTTCGAGAGC
- a CDS encoding predicted protein, with protein sequence MDSDSDEEFLSTQPVFSARQTKVAEREKIRMAKFLGACVAESDRVHELDKRVSQIKNTHDIDLDDEELCQRVLTQQEAALQSNSREAHWDAVDGSDDIDPEGVWDRSHRKALAQAFDTDRSSCLGRREIIKGMDPKRAKNLVNVFLSIGEATKELTTILAQLEEDSSLNTIQITALVTRFRAVLEINELATFLRCDALSRLLRKQNSTLPFSLIKWLVRVAFSAGMDDLLCDLGDAVLHCLLTLYPEGRLRPTPLVSFEAFCSALECWVETRLIHSRASMAVSNCSINKESRKNLNGLRHLLILWNSTLSTTATSSVRAQSATTGMVALALLSIDVHIRSPIRDFDLQAPLQQAVERILNLVSSAAEKGQVNLIKWMWITTKAIISGLENLGPGLKGADDSDDREAWLCRSAVVCSVPPAQGVDQPCGLYKVIVGLQALDSCLNFSGRFPNYIESIAKCIGNQELLKEVEGSVSWKALVAPYAALIEMERQEHILIMDGPRCLAIAECMFATFQAGSSLIGRFVVEDESFEFHPRHAELILHVLDLMDPAYLSLSKRMSSLNNNPFFRRVDFCLSYSRQMYQRVVREAALAIVEEHEKVETQTTMTTFFQTKATTSPVEGYVDGSPNG encoded by the coding sequence ATGGATTCGGACAGCGATGAAGAGTTTCTTTCGACCCAGCCGGTATTTTCGGCGCGTCAAACCAAAGTTGCCGAGCGTGAGAAAATTCGAATGGCGAAGTTTTTGGGCGCATGCGTGGCTGAATCCGACCGCGTCCACGAACTCGATAAGCGTGTTTCGCAAATCAAAAACACGCACGACATTGAtttggatgatgaagaaCTTTGTCAACGCGTGTTGACGCAACAAGAAGCAGCGCTGCAATCCAATTCACGGGAGGCACACTGGGACGCCGTAGATGGGAGTGACGATATTGATCCCGAAGGAGTGTGGGATCGCTCGCATCGGAAGGCACTGGCACAGGCCTTTGATACGGATCGAAGTAGCTGTTTGGGGCGGCGTGAGATTATCAAAGGTATGGATCCGAAACGTGCGAAGAATCTCGTAAACGTTTTTCTGTCGATTGGTGAAGCAACAAAGGAGTTGACTACGATATTGGCGCAATTGGAAGAGGACTCATCGTTAAATACAATACAGATTACCGCTCTGGTGACCCGTTTTCGGGCCGTATTGGAGATCAATGAGCTTGCCACGTTTCTACGGTGTGATGCTTTGAGTCGCTTGTTACGGAAGCAAAACTCAACGTTGCCTTTTTCGCTCATCAAATGGCTTGTGCGGGTCGCATTTAGCGCAGGAATGGACGACTTACTCTGTGATTTAGGGGATGCGGTATTGCATTGTTTGTTGACCTTGTATCCAGAGGGGCGCTTGCGCCCTACTCCCTTGGTCAGTTTTGAAGCCTTTTGCTCCGCTCTTGAATGCTGGGTAGAAACTCGACTGATTCACTCTAGGGCGTCGATGGCGGTCAGCAATTGTAGCATCAATAAAGAGTCGAGGAAGAATCTCAATGGCCTGCGTCATTTGCTAATTTTATGGAACAGCACTCTATCTACGACTGCAACCTCTTCGGTCCGAGCCCAATCGGCCACCACCGGGATGGTAGCATTAGCGCTTCTGAGTATCGATGTCCACATACGTTCCCCTATACGAGATTTTGATCTTCAAGCGCCATTGCAGCAAGCCGTGGAAAGGATTCTCAATTTAGTCTCCAGCGCGGCGGAAAAAGGTCAAGTCAACCTGATCAAATGGATGTGGATAACAACCAAGGCCATCATCAGCGGTTTGGAGAATCTGGGTCCGGGGCTCAAAGGAGCtgacgacagcgatgatAGAGAAGCGTGGTTGTGTCGATCGGCAGTTGTATGTAGCGTGCCACCAGCGCAAGGCGTCGACCAGCCATGTGGCCTGTATAAGGTTATTGTCGGCCTGCAAGCACTCGATTCGTGTCTGAATTTTTCCGGACGATTTCCAAATTACATTGAAAGCATTGCGAAGTGTATAGGAAACCAAGAACTCTTAAAGGAGGTCGAGGGGTCAGTATCTTGGAAAGCGCTAGTCGCTCCCTACGCTGCGCTGATAGAAATGGAACGCCAGGAGCACATACTTATAATGGATGGACCTCGTTGTCTCGCCATTGCCGAGTGCATGTTCGCAACCTTCCAAGCTGGGAGTTCTTTAATTGGAAGGTTCGTTGTGGAAGACGAGTCTTTTGAGTTCCACCCCAGGCATGCTGAGCTGATTCTTCATGTCTTGGACCTCATGGACCCGGCTTACCTGAGTCTCTCTAAGCGTATGTCAAGCCTGAACAATAATCCGTTTTTCCGCCGCGTGGACTTTTGTCTCAGTTACTCGCGTCAGATGTACCAGCGTGTGGTAAGGGAAGCAGCACTAGCCATTGTCGAGGAGCATGAAAAGGTCGAGACGcaaacgacgatgacaacCTTTTTTCAAACAAAGGCTACCACGTCACCAGTAGAAGGATATGTTGATGGCAGTCCCAATGGCTGA
- a CDS encoding predicted protein, giving the protein MTTPFQPFLVPNAQTFPWFWLPGTRMMSNNDTQAIEAWSKQADQNAAAQRQSALQTQLQEETHPRRKFFHTLVVLVSCVTILSAVNMGVGQLVGMVFEEVGPVQYVMRVYVIALCLLAILVELEWTKFARESAIFRIWISRGLFYAFVGVLGLEENDTSSARNQEIAHSSASLKYVKAVAWIMVVCGAVYFFMGVLCLQLFYNRLRKDFQERRERAGHIRDTAERYMDQPAADAL; this is encoded by the exons ATGACAACTCCATTTCAGCCATTCCTGGTACCGAATGCTcaaacttttccttggtTCTGGTTACCTGGCACGCGAATGATGAG TAACAATGATACGCAAGCGATCGAAGCCTGGTCCAAACAGGCCGACCAAAACGCGGCCGCCCAAAGACAAAGTGCGCTACAGACCCAACTACAGGAGGAGACCCATCCTCGTCGAAAATTCTTTCATACCTTGGTCGTGCTTGTATCATGTGTCACAATCCTGTCCGCCGTAAATATGGGAGTAGGTCAGCTCGTCGGGATGGTCTTTGAAGAGGTCGGTCCGGTCCAATATGTGATGCGCGTTTATGTCATTGCTCTCTGTCTTTTGGCAATTTTAGTGGAACTGGAGTGGACCAAATTTGCTAGAGAATCGGCTATATTTCGTATTTGGATATCGCGGGGTCTGTTTTATGCCTTTGTTGGAGTGTTGGgattggaagaaaacgatACATCCTCAGCTCGCAATCAAGAGATTGCGCATTCAAGCGCTTCATTGAAATACGTGAAGGCGGTCGCCTGGATAATGGTGGTCTGCGGAGCTGTATACTTTTTCATGGGCGTGCTATGCTTACAGCTTTTTTACAACAGATTGCGAAAGGACTTCCAAGAACGTCGAGAGCGTGCCGGGCATATTCGAGATACCGCTGAACGGTACATGGATCAGCCTGCCGCGGACGCTTTGTAA
- a CDS encoding predicted protein — MSWSPARLSATATDNGGSIHGQNSCFLPLRQLDQDYYAPRIVQIAGAYPGLTKEEFYGVQSEEAAEVGQWSYDFSDPEGPQVGTVAMDGSELVSFCPDPVAIIAEHSSVGVDLPKEITEPVDLIVLVDRSRKGFSERTFLVVDTPEEGVLIRAYGAKVEIPDGSEILGQVLLVQIPWLPSMAPTKTGFMEADEYFGA, encoded by the coding sequence ATGTCTTGGTCTCCGGCAAGATTGTCAGCCACAGCCACCGACAACGGGGGTAGTATTCACGGGCAAAATTCTTGTTTCCTGCCGCTGCGGCAGCTGGATCAGGACTATTACGCGCCTCGGATCGTTCAGATTGCGGGTGCATATCCTGGTTTGACGAAGGAAGAATTTTACGGAGTACAGTCTGAAGAAGCCGCCGAGGTTGGACAATGGTCGTACGATTTCAGTGACCCGGAAGGTCCTCAGGTGGGAACTGTGGCAATGGATGGTAGTGAATTGGTGTCGTTCTGTCCAGATCCCGTTGCTATTATTGCGGAGCATTCATCGGTTGGTGTCGACCTCCCGAAAGAAATCACCGAACCGGTAGATTTGATTGTTCTCGTAGATCGATCACGCAAGGGCTTTTCTGAACGGACGTTCTTGGTTGTGGATACCCCGGAAGAGGGGGTATTGATTCGAGCATACGGCGCTAAGGTAGAAATACCAGACGGCAGCGAGATTTTGGGGCAAGTGCTGCTAGTACAAATTCCATGGTTACCTAGCATGGCACCGACAAAGACGGGCTTTATGGAAGCAGACGAATATTTTGGCGCATAG
- a CDS encoding predicted protein, producing the protein MPKAREIRLEQNRKAARESRRRKKVMIEELQRSVIFFSRANGTLKQQNDELTRLLMQAQTQVTVSSTASNSTLSSDQPNDQSHQVNRKTENAEKTNSEQVQAQAVATQAVYESQGFPAAAARAAALTMSGNNLAPNTAPAPVNTIQQALPAMQPGATMQAMANFQQAAAAAMQSAMGQMQSIPGVNMSQLAAAPVGANAQQAYTDTMTALAMQQAAAAAAASGQQFVMAGGVPFMHPMLAWQQQVQNQASPPVITQQQMAANSTPKQDN; encoded by the coding sequence ATGCCAAAGGCTCGTGAAATCCGACTTGAACAGAATCGCAAAGCTGCTCGGGAATCGCGTCGGCGGAAGAAGGTTATGATTGAAGAACTTCAACGCAGCGTGATTTTCTTCTCGCGTGCCAACGGAACCCtcaaacaacaaaatgatGAGCTGACACGACTTTTAATGCAAGCTCAGACTCAAGTCACGGTCTCTAGCACTGCTTCGAACAGCACTCTAAGTTCAGACCAACCGAATGATCAGTCGCATCAAGTGAATCGCAAGACCGAAAATGCTGAAAAGACGAATAGCGAGCAAGTGCAGGCTCAAGCTGTAGCGACTCAAGCCGTCTACGAAAGCCAAGGATTCCCGGCTGCCGCTGCGCGTGCCGCGGCTTTAACTATGAGTGGCAATAACTTGGCCCCCAATACCGCACCCGCGCCTGTCAACACGATCCAACAAGCACTTCCCGCAATGCAACCTGGTGCCACCATGCAAGCCATGGCCAACTTTCAGCAagccgctgccgctgctATGCAGTCCGCTATGGGACAAATGCAATCCATCCCAGGTGTCAATATGAGTCAGCTTGCGGCTGCTCCCGTCGGTGCCAACGCTCAACAGGCATACACAGACACCATGACGGCTTTGGCTATGCAGCAAGCAGCAGCCGCGGCTGCGGCGTCCGGGCAGCAGTTTGTAATGGCGGGCGGTGTTCCGTTTATGCATCCCATGTTGGCTTGGCAGCAGCAAGTACAGAACCAAGCTTCGCCGCCTGTCATTACACAACAACAGATGGCCGCGAATTCAACTCCAAAGCAAGACAACTGA
- a CDS encoding predicted protein, which translates to MGVLRNWTDGVKRRLTRPTPSSRGQGRKQKSLQYEDPSGVFVSTRTLPHTPPASMHTIQSASSAETSDSTSGGSWNSTGTRGYHRHSPLIVKDPEASTEVADEAEALGLVMARSRRLPTTWYYSSNHVMVNMERTKRTVAPLTRMRELDEIARVHAETMVAESRLYHMDPSDLSDALNRPATRRLGCNVNKGISIDDIHLGMMATLSNRNNIIDRRYTHMGMATARDDRGVLYLCQIFRG; encoded by the coding sequence ATGGGAGTTTTGCGCAACTGGACCGACGGCGTGAAGCGACGCCTTACACGTCCAACTCCATCATCAAGAGGACAGGGCAGGAAGCAGAAATCGCTGCAATATGAAGACCCGTCTGGTGTTTTCGTCAGCACTCGAACTTTACCCCACACACCACCAGCAAGCATGCACACTATTCAGAGTGCCTCGTCTGCGGAAACATCCGATTCGACTAGTGGGGGTAGCTGGAACTCTACCGGTACTCGTGGATACCACCGCCATTCTCCTCTAATTGTTAAAGATCCCGAAGCTTCGACGGAAGTAGCCGACGAGGCGGAAGCGCTCGGTCTCGTAATGGCTCGTTCTCGGAGACTTCCAACAACTTGGTATTACTCTTCCAATCATGTTATGGTCAATATGGAACGGACCAAACGAACCGTCGCACCCTTAACACGAATGCGTGAGCTAGATGAAATTGCTAGAGTACATGCCGAAACGATGGTCGCGGAATCGCGATTGTACCACATGGATCCGAGCGACTTGTCCGATGCGCTCAACCGACCCGCCACGCGCCGGCTGGGGTGCAATGTCAATAAAGGAATCAGCATTGATGATATTCATTTGGGCATGATGGCAACCCTGTCAAATCGTAACAACATAATTGACCGGAGGTATACGCATATGGGCATGGCTACCGCCCGTGATGACAGAGGCGTTCTGTATTTGTGTCAAATCTTTCGCGGATAG
- a CDS encoding predicted protein, with protein MLHSKESNILLMSRLVFRKASLNSASSRARAVLRHPCNSAPENGSFLAPSLANTHHSHSLHVVSNFCTSLVRRVFSTTTSSTDEDVTDEIISDDEDYFIGSSTKPEPWKTLLQIPARAAWRVASPHSDTPLDKARQSVLDEGSRSNKQLHKSYCDKVVDVHRELLGRRERERLRILRSREYKPREIKKDAAIQPVLYGPDETLAAFKFRLLSNYAIAFRVLDEASSLLGPNKWRPKRVIDFGIGCGSAAAAAMEVWDDIEWVHGIDSSQAMREGAQLFLEDYIKHQGRENGPVRVTLSGHLSVEVAPPSFDLALFSYTAMELSHSAGILAAAGSLWEKLLPGGILVMIEPGTPDGFSSVRIVRNMLLECCPPNQSQAGGDECHVIAPCTHNGPCPMERYQELVDERRTQQDVPEPSVDPVSPGRKGKDKSGELEGREDVDENDGIRTGFCSFVQTMPGASWNSKGEKFSYLVAQKRLTGESLDEPHPFADDDLLALLERTHRSPNDVQTFQAAIDLEERYIDSEDDTLGLELLRGDRARASFGRIVNAPKKKKGHVSAQSAQKLVKDRTWYICSGKKKSVGRILS; from the exons ATGTTACACAGCAAGGAATCAAACATACTACTCATGTCCCGTTTGGTTTTTCGAAAAGCGTCTCTAAACAGCGCCAGCAGTCGAGCCAGAGCCGTCCTCCGCCATCCGTGTAATAGCGCTCCAGAGAATGGTTCGTTCCTTGCGCCGTCGCTAGCGAACACTCACCATTCGCACAGCCTCCACGTAGTGAGCAATTTTTGCACGAGTCTGGTCCGACGAGTCttctcgacgacgacatcatCAACGGACGAAGATGTTACCGATGAGATAATCTCGGACGATGAAGATTACTTCATTGGGTCGAGCACAAAGCCGGAACCATGGAAAACACTGCTTCAAATTCCTGCCCGCGCTGCATGGCGCGTGGCATCGCCGCATAGTGATACACCTTTGGATAAAGCTCGTCAGTCTGTTTTGGATGAAGGTTCTCGATCTAATAAGCAATTGCACAAGTCCTACTGCGATAAAGTAGTAGACGTCCATAGAGAGTTGTTGGGTCGCCGAGAACGAGAACGACTCCGCATTCTACGATCTCGAGAGTATAAGCCGCGAGAAATCAAGAAGGACGCGGCAATTCAACCCGTCTTGTACGGCCCTGATGAAACCTTGGCTGCTTTTAAATTTCGTCTACTGTCGAACTATGCGATTGCGTTTCGCGTCTTGGATGAGGCCAGTAGTCTGTTGGGGCCCAACAAATGGAGACCGAAGAGAGTTATCGATTTCGGAATTGGGTGTGGAAGTGCCGCGGCAGCAGCGATGGAAGTTTGGGACGATATTGAATGGGTCCACGGAATCGACTCCTCGCAAGCAATGCGAGAGGGCGCTCAGCTTTTCTTGGAAGATTATATTAAACATCAAGGAAGAGAGAACGGCCCAGTGCGCGTTACCTTGTCGGGGCATCTTTCGGTGGAAGTGGCACCGCCATCCTTTGATCTCGCTCTATTTTCCTATACAGCCATGGAACTATCACATAGCGCGGGGATCCTGGCCGCAGCCGGGTCATTGTGGGAAAAGCTTCTTCCTGGAGGTATTTTAGTCATGATTGAACCGGGTACACCCGACGGATTCAGTTCTGTTCGAATAGTACGTAATATGTTGCTTGAATGCTGTCCTCCTAATCAATCGCAAGCGGGTGGCGACGAATGCCATGTTATTGCACCTTGTACACACAACGGGCCTTGTCCCATGGAACGATACCAGGAGCTTGTCGATGAACGACGAACACAGCAAGATGTTCCAGAGCCATCCGTCGATCCCGTTTCCCCAGGCCGCAAGGGTAAGGACAAATCTGGCGAGCTTGAGGGACGCGAGGACGTTGATGAAAACGACGGTATTCGTACCGGATTTTGCAGTTTTGTTCAAACAATGCCTGGGGCGTCGTGGAATAGCAAAGGTGAAAAGTTCTCGTACCTTGTGGCACAGAAGAGACTTACAGGAGAATCTTTGGACGAGCCCCACCCTTTTGCTGACGACGACTTGCTCGCTTTGCTAGAGCGCACACACAGATCGCCGAATGACGTTCAAACTTTCCAGGCTGCCATCGATTTGGAAGAGAGATACATAGATTCTGAGGACGACACTTTAGGACTCGAGCTCCTTCGAGGCGACAGAGCCCGGGCGTCGTTCGGAAGAATCGTGAATGCacccaaaaagaagaagggCCACGT ATCGGCACAAAGTGCGCAAAAGCTTGTCAAAGATCGTACCTGGTATATATGCAGcggcaagaaaaagtcggTGGGGCGGATTCTTTCCTGA